The DNA window TCACGGTTACCCTACTCGTCGTCGCTGTCCACGCCGCCGAGCGCCTTATTGACGGCGGCGGGCGTCTCGTACTCCTCGTCGGGGAGCTCGTCGAGCATGGAGCGCACATCGTCGTCCGCGCCGTTCTCCTCGGCGGCGTCCATCAGGTCCTGCTTGCTCGCCGGGTAGCTCACGCCCTTGAGGTGCTTCTGAAGCTGGATGGGGTTGATCTTCGCCATGCTGCCCTCCTGGGGTCGATTATCTGCGGGCGAATGGGTGGAAGCCTTGAAGGACCTTCACACCGGCTTAGGACGACGCGGCCTTTTCTTTAACGGAGGGGAGCTCGTCAGGCCTGCACCGGCTCCAGCAGCCCGTTTTCCAGCACCAACGGCAGGGCCAGCGTCTGATACCCCTGCTGGTCGAACAGCACGGTCACCTTCCCGCCCTCGTAGCGCATGACCAGGCCCTCGCCAAGGGTGGGGTGGGCAACGCGGCTGCCCAGGGCGAAGGGCACGTCGTCGGCGTTCTGATTGGCCTGCACCAACCCAGCCTGGCAGTTGTCGCAGTGACCGCAGGGAGGGTGGTACTCCTCGCCGAAGTAATTGAGCAGGAACTCGCGGCGGCAGCCCCCCGTCTCGGCATACCCGCGCATCATCTCCAGCCGGGAGCGTTCGTAAGCGCGGCGGTGCTCCTGGGCCAGCGCGGCCTGGGCCACCACCTCGGGCGTCTCCAGCCCTTCCACGGCGGTCACCTCGCCATCCGGCAGAACCTCCAGTGCGCCGACCTCCTCCAGGCGGTTCACGGCGCTCAGCAGCCGGGTCTGGGAGAGCCCGGTCTCCTCCCCGAGCCCGGCCGGATCGACGGGCTCGCCGTGTTCGCGCACGGCCCGCAGCACCGTCTCGACCTGATCGGCGTCGACCAGCGTTCCCCCCGCGAAGAAGCGCCTCAGCCGCAGGTCGCCCGGCGTGTAGAAGAGGGTCGCCTCGGCGTTCCCGCCGTCCCGCCCCGCCCGGCCGATCTCCTGGTAATAGGCGTCCACCGAGCCCGAGAGATCGAGGTGATGCACGAAGCGCACGTTCGGCTTGTCGATGCCCATGCCGAAGGCCGTGGTCGCCACGATCACCTCCAGGTCGTCCGCCATGAAGGCCGCCTGCACGTCCTCCCGGGACTGGGCGTTCATCCCGGCGTGATAGGCCGCCGCTCGTACGCCCCGCTCCCCCAGGTCGTGCGCGAACTCCTCGGCGCTCCGGCGGGTCGCGGCATAGACGATGCCGGGCTTGGGGGCCACGACGACGCCCTCCAGGAGCGCCGTCCGTTTGGTCCCCGCGTCCTCGAACTGCCGCACCCCGAGGTGGATGTTGGGGCGGTCGAAGCCGCGCACGAGAATTTGTGGGTCACGCATCCCCAGCCGCTCGACGATCTCCTCGCGCACGGGGGGCGCGGCGGTTGCGGTGAGGGCCAGGACCGTGGGGTGCCCCAGCGCCTCCACCGCGACGCCCAGCCGCAGGTACTCGGGCCGGAAGTCGTGGCCCCACTCGGAGACACAGTGCGCCTCGTCCACCACGAACAGCGAGGGTTCAGCGGCGCGCAGCCGTTCCAGGGTCTCCGCGTGGGCGAGCTGCTCGGGGGCCAGGAAGAGGAACTCGACCTCGCCCTCCGTAAACGCCTCCAGGGTCTCCTCGCGCTCGGCGGGGCGCAGGGTGGAGTTGACCAGGGCGGCCTGGCCGGGGGCGCTCTCCTCCAACGCCTCCACCTGATCGCGTTGCAGGGCGATCAGGGGCGAGACGACCACCGTGGGGCCGCCCAGCGACATCGCCGCGACCTGGTAGATCGCCGACTTGCCGCTCCCGGTCGGCATGATGGCGAGGGTGTCCCTGCCCTTCAGGACGGACGCGATGGCCTCCTTCTGGGCAGGGTGCAACTGGTCGTAGCCGAACACCTCCCGGGCGATCTGCTGGGCGCCCCGGATGCCCCTGGCGGGTCTGGCGGCAGGCTCCGTGGGTTTGACCCCTTTGGATCTGAGCCGGGCAACCTTCGTCCCAGCACGTTCGTTGCCCGGCGCCGCCACGGGGTGAGCGGGAGCGGGCGCCGGTCTGGCCGCGACAGGGACAGGTTCAATGGTCCTAGCGCTGTCCTTTTCCGCTTCGCTGGTGGACGGCGTGGGTTGGGGTTCGGGAACGGCGGGTTCGGGCTCGGGGACGTGGACTCGGATTCGTCTGGGCATGGGTCCTTTCCTGCACGCGCGGCCCACCCGACTTGGGCAGCCAACGCGGTAAGGTTCGCTGTGGCTGGCCTCCCGGTCACCCCGTCAAGGTCAGCTGGGAGAAACGGCAGCGTTCCAGTCTCGCGGCGGGCGGCGGGCGATGACTGCGGGATAAGGCAAGAAAGCTTTACCTAACCCTCGCCGTTCCCAAGCCCCAGCTCAAGGAATCGTCAACCGGGCGCCTCACCACCAACGCCGTCGCCGGGCCGCCCACATCACAAGGGCGGAGAGCAGCAGCAGGGCGGCCAGCATCGCCAGAAAACCGCGCACGCCGGTCTTCTCCAGGGGCAACTGGAAGTTCGTTCCGAACAGGCTGGCGACGAGCGCCCACAGCCCCAGCAACACGGTCGCCACCGTCAGGACACGCATCGTGTCGTTCGTGCGCTGGCCCAGGCTCGTCATGTAGAGGTCGAAGGACCCCAGGACCGCCTCGCGCAGCCCCTCGGTGGAAGCCAGGGCCCGCTCGAAACGGTCCTCCAGAACGTCGTAGTAGTCGGACGAGGCGCTGTCTTCGATGGCCTTGAAGTCGGGCCGGGCGAGTGTCGCGTACACATCGCGGTGGTCGGTGAGGAGCCTTCGCAGCTCGCTCACCTGGCGGCGGCAGGCTGCCAGGTCACCCAGGAAGTCGCCGCGCTCGGGCCGCCCCAGGATGGCCTCGTCCAGCCCGTCCAGTTGGCGCTCCAGAACCTCGACCTCGCGCAGGTAACTCGTCAGGTGCCAGTTTAAGAGCGCCGCCAGAAAAGCCTCGGGCGTGAGCTGGCCGAGCTTGTCATTGTTCCGCTCCTGCGCGGTGAACTCCTCCAGAAAGGGGATGTCTTCCGCGTGGACGGTCATCAGCGCGCCCGGCCCCACCACAATGTTGAGTTCGGCGCCGACCAGCCGCCCTCTGTGCTCTCGCACCGCCTGCACATCCACCCGGAAGGTGTCCCCGTAGTTCCTGACCTGCGGGTGCGGGCTGGGGTCGGCGAGGTCCTGCACCGCCCCCGGGTGAAAGCGCAGCAGTTCCCCCAACCGCCTCATCTGTGCCGCGTCCCGGCCCAGCACGTCCACCCACAGGAGCTGGCGTTCCGAGAGCCCGTGCACCAGCGCCGCGTCCAGGTGGACCTCCCGGTCCTTACTGTCGGCGTCGAAAAGGTAGGGACGGACCCTCACGCCCCCAGGGTCTTCCTGGGGAGAGTCAGCCGGTGTCCGGGCCGCTGGCCCTTGCGGCGCCGACCGCCTCCCTTGAACCGTCCCCTTCCCCGTCATAGCTGCCGTTATTGGAAAGGTTGCTCACCAAGTTCTCCACCCTGTGGGGCACAAAGGACCTTGAGGCTTCTTTGAACACATTCGGCAGAAGGCGACCTCACTAAGCAGGATGGCTTACTGACCGCCGACCCGCTTCCTCACCCCTCCCTCACCTGCTACGGTGGGGGCAACACCGGAAGGAGGTGCTGTGCATGACCGACATCAACCCCATTGTCAGCCTGACCGCGACTGAACGAGGCCTTCTCGCCCCCGCATCCAGGAGCCACCTTGCCGCACCATCTTCCGCAGCCACCTTCCCCGCAACAATCCGGGCCTAACGCGCCCACGGGGCGACCTTGAGCGCCCGCTGGCTCGATGACGAGCTGGAGGGGGCCGATGTCCTGCCCGAGCGCCGCCACAAGCACAAGGCCAAGAAACCGCTTGGCAAGCGCCGCCTCGCCACGCTGACCCCCGACTCCGAGGGCGGGGACGAGACCGACGACCTGATCCGCCGCCTGACCACACTCGGGCACATCACCGAGGTCGTCGCCGAACTCAAGAGCGGCAAGGAGGCCACGGCGTACGTGGCACGCGGCCCACGCGGCAGCGTCCTGCTCAAGCTCTACCGCGAACTCGAAGCCCGCTCCTTCAAGCGCGACGGCGTGTACCGCGAGGGGCAGGTCATCCTCGACAAGCGCGCCGCCAAGGCGATGCAGGGCCGCTCCCGCAAGGGCCTGGAGATGCTCCAGGCCGGGTGGGTGATCGCCGAGTACGCGCACCTGTGGCACCTGTGGCGGGCGGGCCTGAACGTCCCCGAACCGCTCGTCGGTCCCGACCCCTACGACTACGCGCAGACCACCCCCGCTGTGCTGATGCGCCTGATCGGCGCCGAGGACACCCCCGCCCCCCGTCTCAGCGACGCCGCCCTCTCGCCCGAGGAAGCGCGGGACGCCTGGGACCAGGCCGTGGGGGGGATGGCCGACCTGCTGCGGCTGGGCTACGCGCACGGCGACTACAGCACCTACAACCTCCTGTGGTGGGAGAACACCGTGACGATCATCGACTTTCCCCAGCTCACGACCCGTCAGAACCCCAATTTCAGGGACCTGCTGCGCCGCGACGCCGACAGCCTCGCCACCAGCTTCCGCAAGCACGGCATCCAGGCGGATGGCGAGGCTACCCTGCGCGAGGTGCAGCGCCGCGCCGGGGGGCAGGGGCCGAAGCCGCGCGTGCTGCTGCCATGAACCCGCATATCCGCCCCGAGCGCCCCGCCGACACTCCCACCATCGCCGAGGTGACCCGCCTGGCCTTCACGTACAACGGTGGCATCAGGGAGAACGAGATGATCGGGGAGATTCACGCCTCGGGCCGGTTCCTCCCCGACCTCTCGCTGGTGGCCGAGGTCGAAGGTCAAGTGGTCGGCCACGTGATCGTCGCGCCCACCGAGCTGCGGGGTGACCCAGAGCATCCCGAACGCCCCCGGCGTGTGCTGCTGCTGGGACCCCTCAGCGTCCTGCCCGACTTCCAGCGGCGGGGCATCGGCAGCGCGCTCATCAGGAGCGTGCTGGCCCGCCTGGGTGGTCGCCCTGAGCCGATGGTGGTGCTGTGGGGGCACGAGGATTACTACCCGCGTTTCGGATTCCGCCGGGCAGGGGAGTTTGGCCTGCGACCAGACACCCCGGCGGCGATGGTCTACCCGCTGAGAAGTGACCTCAGCTCCTACGCGGGGCTGGAGATGCCCGCCTGAGCGCGGCCCCTCTCCCCCTGGAGTGGAACCCATGAATCTGTCCGAAACCTACAACTATCTGGTGCGTCCGCGGCGCGACCTGTGGACTTCACTGGAAGTCACCCCGGATGACCTTCTTTCCCGCCCACTGCTGGACGGCGCGCGCTTCCACTGCATCAAGGACCTGGTGCTGCACATCCCCGCCGTGGAGGACTCCTGGCTCCACGAGGACATCCTGAGGGACCAGCCCGTCTGGGATCGAGTCCCCGAGGTGGCCGGTGCTCAGGACGGGCCGTACTTCGCTCAGGTGCCGTTGAGTTCGCTCCTGACCTATTGGCAGGCCGTGGAGGCCAGCACCCTCGGTTACCTGGGCACCCTGACTCCCGAGGAACTGGCGCGGCAGGTCACGGTGAACGGATCGAGAGGCGAGGAGCACTTCACGGTGGATGGCCTGCTGTGGCACGTCATGATCCACGAGATGCGGCACACCGCACAGATCGCCACGTTACTGCGACTTTCGGGCGTCAAGCCGCCCTTCCTCGACCTGCTGAACTACCTGCCCGCACAGTGAGGAGGCCGCCACCCGCCGGACATCCCCCTTGTGGCCGGTTTTTCGCTGTCAAATGCCTACACTTTCCCCATGCGCGCCCTCGAAACCTGCCTGTACGTGGACGATCTGGAGGCCGCCGAGGCGTTCTACTCGGGCGTTCTGGGCCTCAGCCTCTTCGGGAAGATGGCGGGGCGGCACCTCTTCTACCGGCTGGAAGGCTCCATGCTCTTGATCTTCGACCCGGCGGCGAGCGCGCAGCCCGGCGATGTGCCGCTGCACGCAGGCAAACCGGGCGGCCACGCCTGCCTGGGAATCGCGCGGGAGGAGACGGACGCCTGGCAGGCGCGGCTGGAGGGGCACGGCCTGAAGGTGACGCGCTACGCCTGGGGCAACCGGGGCGAGAGCCTGTATTTCGAGGACCCAGCGGGGAATGTGCTGGAACTGGCGCCGCCGAGCATCTGGGGGCTGGAGTGAGTCTGAAGTTCGTCGTAGGGAACGATAGCGAACATAACTGCATGTCCCTGGAAATTCGTCACCCGAACGCCGACTACCAGCTCTATGTCAACGAGACGGTGGAGGGCAAGTACGGGGTTGAAAGCGGGTCTCCCCCTGGGGGAACGACGTTCACCCTTGAGGAAACGGCCTTGATTGTTGCCCGTGCCCTGCAATTCGCTGGTCTCCAAGTCCGTGAGCCGGGCAAGTAACCTAGCGGTATGAAGCGCCCCCTCCAGTTCCTCCTCGTCCTCCTGCCCTTCCTGCTGGTGTCAAGTGCGGCGAAACCCAGGCGTCAGGACACCGAGCGTGAGCGTTAAGCCGCTGCGGAGCGTTCTCTACGTGCCCGGTGACAAGCCCCGCGCCACCGAAAAGGCCCGCACCCTGAACGCCGACGCGGTGATCCTCGACCTGGAGGACGCTATCGCGCCCGAGCACAAGGAGGCGGCGCGGGAGAACGTGAGGCAGGCGCTGACCTGGCGCTGGCCCGGCCCGCTGTTCGTGCGGGTGAACGGTCTGGGCACCCCCTGGGAACACGACGACCGTGAGATGGCCCTCCTGGGCGGCGTGGACGGAATCGTGCTGCCCAAGGCCGAGGACCCCGCCGTCCTCGCGGGCCTGCACCTGCGCGTGCCCCTCTGGCCTATGATCGAGACGCCCCTAGGGGTGCTGCGCGCCCCGGAGATCGCGGCGGTTCCCGGCGTGGCTGGCCTGATCGTGGGCGCCAACGACCTCGCCCGGTCGCTGAGAACCCGCCCCGACCCCAGCCGCCTGCCCCTGCTCCACGCCCTGTCGGCCGTGGTCCTGGCTGCCCGCGCCCACAGCAAACTTCCCCTGGACGCCGTCTTCAACGACGTGCGCGACTCGGAGGGCTTCACCCGGGAATGCCAGCAGGGCCGCACCCTGGGCTTCGCCGGGAAGACCGTCATCCATCCCGACCAGATCGAGGTCGCCAACTCCACCTTCGGCGTGACGGACGAGGAAGCCGAGGAGGCCCGCGCCCTCCTCAGCCTCTGGGAACAGGCCCGCGCGGAAGGCAAGAGCGTCGCCACCCACCGCGGCGTCCTCATCGAACAGATGCACGTGGACGAAGCCCAGGAAGTCCTCGACCTTTGGAGAGCTACAAAGACCAATCCAAGCTGAAGCTTTTCAAAACCGTCTACTGCGGACGGCCAGTTCCCAACCATGGGCAGAGTTCGCACAGCCTTCACCCCGCCTTGCTCGCGCAGCGAGACGGTGGGCCCGCGGCTTGGAACACAACAAGATCAAATATTCCGCGTTAAGGAAGACGGCCACAGGCGCGGTGGGAGAGCCCCTTGCCGAGCGCTGCGGAAAGCTCCCCTCGCCCCTCTGGGGTCGGGGGCTGGGCAATCTGCATCAAAACATCCTGCCCCTTGCTTAAACATACTAAGTCCTTTTACTCTACTTAAGCCATGCCTCTGACTGACCGTGAGCGAGACCTCCTGCGCCTGATCCGTGAGTCCCCGCTCAGCTCACCGGAGGACCTCGCCCGGCGCCTGGGAACCTCCCGCGCGGCAGTCAACGTCCACGTCAGCAACCTGACCCGCAAGGGCTTCTTGCTGGGCCGCGGCTACGTAGTTGCGCCGGACAACGAACCCCGCGTGGTCGCGGTGGGTGGCGCGAACCTGGACGTGAAGGCCCGCACCCTCGCCCCTGCCGTGCCCGGCACCAGCAACCCCGGCGCGACGACCCAGGCCCCGGGCGGTGTGGCCCGTAACATCGCGGAAAACTTGGCGCGGCTGGGCGTCCCCACCCACCTGATCGCCGCCGTCGGCCGGGACCCGAACGGCGACCTGCTGCTGCGCGAGACCGAGGCCGCGGGCGTGGACGTGCGGGACGTGCTCCGCCTGGACAGTCCCACCGGCACCTATACCGCCGTTCTCGACGAGCATGGGGAACTGATCATCGCGGTGGCGGCGATGGGGGCGACCGACGCCCTGACTCCCGCTGCGTTGAATGATCGGCGGGGAGTGCTACGCGGCGCCTCGTGGGTAATCGCGGATGGCAACCTCAGCGCGCAAACCCTGACGCACCTGCTGACCCTCTGCACCCAGGGGGGCACGCCGGTCATCTTCGAGCCGGTCAGCATGCCCAAGGCGGCGCGTCTTCTCCCGGCCCTGGAGGCAGGACTCGCGCCGCACACCGTCACGCCGAACGTCGCCGAACTCGCGGCCCTGGTCGGCCGGGAGGTCCCCAATACACCACGAGCCCTCGCTGAGGCGGCAGGTCAACTCCACGCGCGGGGAGTGCAGACCGTCTGGGTCCGGCGGGGCGAGTGGGGCAGCCTGCTCTCCACCCCGGACGGGGTGACCGACCTTCCCACCCTCCCCGCCCAGGTCGCCGATGTGACCGGCGCGGGGGACGCGATGCTCGCCGCATACCTGGCCGCCCTCCTGGCCGGTCACTCCCCTGCCGAGGCCGCCCGCCACGGCCACGCCGCCGCTGCCCTCACCGTCGAGAGCAGCCACGCCGTCTCCCCCATCCTGACTCCGGCCACGGTCAAGGCGCGGCTGGAATCGACTCAACCCTCAAGTCCCCGCATCACCCCGCAGGAGTCCCCATGACCACCTCCGTTCCCATCCGCCCCGAAGTTCTCGCCCTCATGGACATCCACCCCGAGGTCGGTGCCGCGCTCGAAAGCGGTGCTCCCGTCGTGGCGCTCGAAAGCACCATCATCAGCCACGGAATGCCGTACCCGCAGAATGTGGAGATGGCGCGCGGCGTGGAGGCCGTCGTGCGTGAGCACGGCGCCACGCCCGCCACCATCGCCGTGTTGGGCGGGCGCCTGAAGGTCGGCCTGACCCCCGACGAGCTGGAGGTGCTGGCGACCGACCGGAGCGTGCAGAAGATCAGCACCCGCGACCTGCCCGTCACCGTCGCGCTCGGCAGGCACGGGGCGACCACCGTGGCCTCCACCATGCGGATCGCCTCGCTCGCGGGCATCCGGGTCTTCGCCACGGGTGGGACGGGCGGCGTCCACCGGGGCGCGGGCGAGACGATGGACGTGAGCGCCGACCTCACCGAACTCGCCCGGACGGACGTGTGCGTGGTCAGCGCGGGGGTCAAGAGCATCCTCGACATCGGCCTGACGCTGGAAGTGCTGGAGACGCAGGGTGTCCCGGCGATCACGCTGGGAAGCGAGGAGTTCCCAGCCTTCTACTCGCGCCAGAGCGGATTTGCCTCCCCCCTCACCGTAGCAGCGCCCGCCGAGGCCGCCCGCGTGCTTCACGCCAAATGGACGCTCGGCCTGACGGGCGGAGTCCTCCTCGCCAACCCCATTCCCGCCGAGGCCGAGATTCCCACCTCCGAGATCACCCCGCACATAGAGCAGGCGCTGGCCGATATGGCGGCGCTCGGCCTGACGGGCAAGGAGACGACGCCGTACCTGCTGGGCCGGATCGTGGAGATCACGGGGGGCCGCAGCCTCACGGCGAACATTGCCCTCGTGCGGCACAACGCGGCGGTGGCGGCGCGGGTGGCAGCCGAGTACGCGATGCTGCAGGGCTGAGCCTGAGCTGTCCCTCCACCGGGAACGCGCCGCAATCCGCATGAGAAGGGGGTGGTAGGCTCGGGAACGGTTATGGACTCTTACGATGTAGTGGTGATTGGGGGCGGCCCCGCCGGGTACGTGGCCGCTATTCGCGCCGCGCAACTCGGCTTCAAGACTGCCTGCGTGGACGCCTTCGAGCGGAACGGCAAGGCCAGCCTGGGCGGCACCTGCCTCAATGTGGGCTGTATCCCCAGCAAGGCGCTGCTCGACTCCAGCGAGCGCTTCGAGATGATCAACCACGAGGCGCAGGAGCACGGCATCCAGGTCGAGGGCGCCCGCGTGGACCTGACGAAGATGCTGGGCCGCAAGGAGAGCGTGGTGGACAAGCTGACGGGTGGCGTCGCCTTCCTGTTCCGCAAGAACAAGGTGACGAGCTTCCACGGCCTGGGACGCCTCGTGCGCCAAGACGGTGACGGCTGGATCGTGGACGCCGCCGGGACCGAGGTCCACGCGAAGAACGTGATCGTGGCGACGGGCAGCAACCCGCGCGAACTGCCCGGTGCCCCCTTCGGCGAGAACATCGTCGAGAACAGCGGCGCCCTCGCCTTCGAGCAGGTACCGGGACGGCTCGGCATTATCGGCGCGGGCGTGATTGGCGTGGAGCTGGGCAGCGTTTGGCGCCGCTTGGGCGCGCAGGTCACCATCCTGGAGGCCCTCCCCGGCTTCCTGATGGCCGCCGACGAGGCCGTGAGCAAGGAGGCCCTCAAGCAGTTCCAGAAGCAGGGCCTGGAGTTCCACTTCGGCGTGAAGATCACGGAAGTCCAGCAAAGCGACTCCGGCGTGACCGTCACCTACGAGGAGAAGGGCAACACGGTCACCGCGCAGTTTGACAAGTTGATCGTCTCCATCGGGCGGGTGCCCAACACCAGGGGCCTGGGCGCCGAGGCTGTCGGCCTGGAACTCGACGAGCGCGGCTTCGTGAAGGTGGACGGCCACTACCGCACCAACCTCCCCGGGGTCTATGCCATCGGCGATGTGGTCGGTGGCGCGATGCTCGCTCACAAGGCCGAGGAGGAGGGCGTGGCCGTTGCCGAACTCCTCGCCGGGCAGGCCGGGCACGTGAATTACGACGTGATTCCCTGGGTGATCTACACCAGCCCCGAGATCGCCTGGGCGGGCCTGACGGAAAAGCAGGCGAGGGAGAAGGGCCTGAACGTCAAGGCCGGGCAGTTCCCCTTCAGCGCCAACGGGCGCGCGCTGGGCCACGGCGACCCCCGAGGCTTCGTCAAGGTTGTGGCGGACGCCGACACCGACAAGATCATCGGCGTCCACATGGTTGGCCCCAACGTCTCTGAACTCATCGGTGAGACGGTCACCCTGATGGAATTTGGCGGCAGCGCGGAAGACCTCGCCCGCACCGTCCACGCCCACCCCACCCTGAGCGAAGTGGTGAAGGAAGCGGCGCTGGCGACGGACAAGCGTTCGCTGCATATGTAGGGAGCAGTCAGAAAGAGAGGGAGGGGCGGGAGCCAACGCTTTCCCGCCCCTCCCTGTTTGGCCCTCAGGCGAGCTGGCCCACGTCCAGCGCGAGGACCCGCCGCGTCGCCTCACCCAGGATGGCCCGCACGTCCTCCGGTGTCTGCGCCTCGACGTACACCCGCACCACCGGCTCCGTCCCCGAAGCGCGGAACATGGCCGAGGCCCCGCCTGCCAGCAGCAGCTTCACGCCGTCGATGGTCTTGCGGCCCTCGACCCGGTGACCGGCCACTTCGGTGTACCGCTGCACCTCGCTCATCAGCCTGCCCTTGTCGAACTCGGCGCTCAGGTGCAGGTCGTTCCGGTCGTAGTGGTGCCGGAAGCCGACCTCCGCCTCGATCTCGGCGAACAGCTCATCCAGGCTCTTGCCGCTCGACGCTATCGCCTCGATCATCAGCAGGCTGTTGAGCAGACCGTCTCGCTCCGGAATGTGCCCGCGCGAGGCCAGCCCGCCTGATTCCTCTCCCGCCATAAGTACGGCGAGCGATTCGTCCGCCTGCCCCTCTAAAAAGGCGTCGGTGATGTACTTGAAGCCGACCGGCGTTTCCAGCAGGTCGAGCCCCAGCCTCCGGGCCAGGAGTTCGATCACCCGGCTGCCCGACACGGTCTTAACCACGCGCCCGCGCAGGCCCCGCCCGTGCAGGTGCCGCAGCAGAACCGCGAAAATCTGGTGGCTGTTGAAGAACCGCCCGCCCGCCGTTACCGCCCCTACCCGGTCGGCGTCCCCGTCGGTCACCACACCCAGCGTCGTCCCCGTCTCGTCTGCCAGCAGCCCCATCAGTTCGCCCAGGCTCTGCGGAATCGGCTCGGGGTTGACCCCGTGGAAGAGGGGGTCAGGCCGCCCATGCAACTCGCGCAGATCCACGTTCAGCCCAGCGTGCCGTGCATAGCCGGTCAGCCAGCCGCACCCCGCCCCGCCCATCGCGTCGTGTATGA is part of the Deinococcus apachensis DSM 19763 genome and encodes:
- a CDS encoding DUF2795 domain-containing protein, whose translation is MAKINPIQLQKHLKGVSYPASKQDLMDAAEENGADDDVRSMLDELPDEEYETPAAVNKALGGVDSDDE
- a CDS encoding RecQ family ATP-dependent DNA helicase, which produces MPRRIRVHVPEPEPAVPEPQPTPSTSEAEKDSARTIEPVPVAARPAPAPAHPVAAPGNERAGTKVARLRSKGVKPTEPAARPARGIRGAQQIAREVFGYDQLHPAQKEAIASVLKGRDTLAIMPTGSGKSAIYQVAAMSLGGPTVVVSPLIALQRDQVEALEESAPGQAALVNSTLRPAEREETLEAFTEGEVEFLFLAPEQLAHAETLERLRAAEPSLFVVDEAHCVSEWGHDFRPEYLRLGVAVEALGHPTVLALTATAAPPVREEIVERLGMRDPQILVRGFDRPNIHLGVRQFEDAGTKRTALLEGVVVAPKPGIVYAATRRSAEEFAHDLGERGVRAAAYHAGMNAQSREDVQAAFMADDLEVIVATTAFGMGIDKPNVRFVHHLDLSGSVDAYYQEIGRAGRDGGNAEATLFYTPGDLRLRRFFAGGTLVDADQVETVLRAVREHGEPVDPAGLGEETGLSQTRLLSAVNRLEEVGALEVLPDGEVTAVEGLETPEVVAQAALAQEHRRAYERSRLEMMRGYAETGGCRREFLLNYFGEEYHPPCGHCDNCQAGLVQANQNADDVPFALGSRVAHPTLGEGLVMRYEGGKVTVLFDQQGYQTLALPLVLENGLLEPVQA
- a CDS encoding CorA family divalent cation transporter, encoding MRVRPYLFDADSKDREVHLDAALVHGLSERQLLWVDVLGRDAAQMRRLGELLRFHPGAVQDLADPSPHPQVRNYGDTFRVDVQAVREHRGRLVGAELNIVVGPGALMTVHAEDIPFLEEFTAQERNNDKLGQLTPEAFLAALLNWHLTSYLREVEVLERQLDGLDEAILGRPERGDFLGDLAACRRQVSELRRLLTDHRDVYATLARPDFKAIEDSASSDYYDVLEDRFERALASTEGLREAVLGSFDLYMTSLGQRTNDTMRVLTVATVLLGLWALVASLFGTNFQLPLEKTGVRGFLAMLAALLLLSALVMWAARRRRWW
- a CDS encoding RIO1 family regulatory kinase/ATPase, which translates into the protein MSARWLDDELEGADVLPERRHKHKAKKPLGKRRLATLTPDSEGGDETDDLIRRLTTLGHITEVVAELKSGKEATAYVARGPRGSVLLKLYRELEARSFKRDGVYREGQVILDKRAAKAMQGRSRKGLEMLQAGWVIAEYAHLWHLWRAGLNVPEPLVGPDPYDYAQTTPAVLMRLIGAEDTPAPRLSDAALSPEEARDAWDQAVGGMADLLRLGYAHGDYSTYNLLWWENTVTIIDFPQLTTRQNPNFRDLLRRDADSLATSFRKHGIQADGEATLREVQRRAGGQGPKPRVLLP
- a CDS encoding GNAT family N-acetyltransferase, whose translation is MNPHIRPERPADTPTIAEVTRLAFTYNGGIRENEMIGEIHASGRFLPDLSLVAEVEGQVVGHVIVAPTELRGDPEHPERPRRVLLLGPLSVLPDFQRRGIGSALIRSVLARLGGRPEPMVVLWGHEDYYPRFGFRRAGEFGLRPDTPAAMVYPLRSDLSSYAGLEMPA
- a CDS encoding DinB family protein; the encoded protein is MNLSETYNYLVRPRRDLWTSLEVTPDDLLSRPLLDGARFHCIKDLVLHIPAVEDSWLHEDILRDQPVWDRVPEVAGAQDGPYFAQVPLSSLLTYWQAVEASTLGYLGTLTPEELARQVTVNGSRGEEHFTVDGLLWHVMIHEMRHTAQIATLLRLSGVKPPFLDLLNYLPAQ
- a CDS encoding VOC family protein, translating into MRALETCLYVDDLEAAEAFYSGVLGLSLFGKMAGRHLFYRLEGSMLLIFDPAASAQPGDVPLHAGKPGGHACLGIAREETDAWQARLEGHGLKVTRYAWGNRGESLYFEDPAGNVLELAPPSIWGLE
- a CDS encoding HpcH/HpaI aldolase/citrate lyase family protein, with the protein product MSVKPLRSVLYVPGDKPRATEKARTLNADAVILDLEDAIAPEHKEAARENVRQALTWRWPGPLFVRVNGLGTPWEHDDREMALLGGVDGIVLPKAEDPAVLAGLHLRVPLWPMIETPLGVLRAPEIAAVPGVAGLIVGANDLARSLRTRPDPSRLPLLHALSAVVLAARAHSKLPLDAVFNDVRDSEGFTRECQQGRTLGFAGKTVIHPDQIEVANSTFGVTDEEAEEARALLSLWEQARAEGKSVATHRGVLIEQMHVDEAQEVLDLWRATKTNPS
- a CDS encoding carbohydrate kinase: MPLTDRERDLLRLIRESPLSSPEDLARRLGTSRAAVNVHVSNLTRKGFLLGRGYVVAPDNEPRVVAVGGANLDVKARTLAPAVPGTSNPGATTQAPGGVARNIAENLARLGVPTHLIAAVGRDPNGDLLLRETEAAGVDVRDVLRLDSPTGTYTAVLDEHGELIIAVAAMGATDALTPAALNDRRGVLRGASWVIADGNLSAQTLTHLLTLCTQGGTPVIFEPVSMPKAARLLPALEAGLAPHTVTPNVAELAALVGREVPNTPRALAEAAGQLHARGVQTVWVRRGEWGSLLSTPDGVTDLPTLPAQVADVTGAGDAMLAAYLAALLAGHSPAEAARHGHAAAALTVESSHAVSPILTPATVKARLESTQPSSPRITPQESP
- a CDS encoding pseudouridine-5'-phosphate glycosidase; the protein is MTTSVPIRPEVLALMDIHPEVGAALESGAPVVALESTIISHGMPYPQNVEMARGVEAVVREHGATPATIAVLGGRLKVGLTPDELEVLATDRSVQKISTRDLPVTVALGRHGATTVASTMRIASLAGIRVFATGGTGGVHRGAGETMDVSADLTELARTDVCVVSAGVKSILDIGLTLEVLETQGVPAITLGSEEFPAFYSRQSGFASPLTVAAPAEAARVLHAKWTLGLTGGVLLANPIPAEAEIPTSEITPHIEQALADMAALGLTGKETTPYLLGRIVEITGGRSLTANIALVRHNAAVAARVAAEYAMLQG